The genomic stretch TCCAGCGAGGAAGTGCCCGAGCGGCCTATTGTGCAGTATACTGATTTCAGGCAGACCCTGAAAGAGCAGGTACGTCTCTTGCTGCTGGATGAAAAAGAGTTTACCCGTGCTTCTTATATTATTGATTCTTTATCAGAGAACGGGATGCTGGAGCAGGACCTTTCTTCCCTGGCGGAGGATATGTCCTTCAAATACGGCGAGTGGCTGGAAGCCCCCACGCTGGAGCCCCTGCTCCTGACCATCCAGACCCTGGACCCGCCCGGCATTGGCGCCAGGGATATCCGGGAATGCTTATTGTTACAGCTGCAAAGGAAAAATACGGCTCAGCCTGATGTGGCCGCGGCCCTGAAGCTGATCCGGGATCATTATACAGACCTGAAGAACCGCCAGCTGGAGAAGATCCGTGAAGCGCTGGGACTGGATGAAGATGAACTGCGGATCGTACTACAGCTGATTGCCGCCGTTCCCTTGCAGCCTATACCGCCGCAATCAGAGGATACCGTGGCAAGGAATTATATCATCCCGGATTTTATCATAGCAGTGGAAGCGGACGCCATTGAAGTGTCGCTGGCCCGGCAGCGTTCTGCCAACCTGCACATCAACCAGTCCTGGATGGACTCTGTAAAGAGCCAGTGCAATAAGGTAGATAAAGCTGCCAGCCAGTATATGAAGAGCAAGCTCCAGGCGGCTGAGTGGTTCATCTCGGCTATCCAGCAGCGGGAGAACACCATGCTGAAAGTGATGCGCACGATCGTTAAATGGCAATATGATTATTTCAGGGAGGGGGACCGGCTCCTGCTGAAACCGATGATCCTGAAAAATATCGCCCAGGAAGTGGGCGTGGATATTTCCACTGTTTCCAGGATCACCAGCAACAAGTATGCATCCACTCCCTTTGGCAATATCCTCCTGAAAGACCTGTTCTCGGAAGGTATGGCCAACCAGCAGGGAGAAGTGATCAGCAACCGCATCATCCAGTTTGCCCTGGAAGAAGCCATTGCAGCAGAAGACAAGGGACGGCCCTTCACTGACCACCAGCTGGTGATCATCCTGGCCAAGAAAGGCTATAAGATAGCCAGGAGGACCGTGGCCAAATACCGTGAGCTGTTG from Candidatus Pseudobacter hemicellulosilyticus encodes the following:
- the rpoN gene encoding RNA polymerase factor sigma-54, which encodes MIHQHITQKQQVRILPQQIQLLNLFHLNTLELEHRIQQELEENPLLEEAQNDDAAVKDKTEAVQEFADWEEYGYDDIPDYKTEYANYFSSEEVPERPIVQYTDFRQTLKEQVRLLLLDEKEFTRASYIIDSLSENGMLEQDLSSLAEDMSFKYGEWLEAPTLEPLLLTIQTLDPPGIGARDIRECLLLQLQRKNTAQPDVAAALKLIRDHYTDLKNRQLEKIREALGLDEDELRIVLQLIAAVPLQPIPPQSEDTVARNYIIPDFIIAVEADAIEVSLARQRSANLHINQSWMDSVKSQCNKVDKAASQYMKSKLQAAEWFISAIQQRENTMLKVMRTIVKWQYDYFREGDRLLLKPMILKNIAQEVGVDISTVSRITSNKYASTPFGNILLKDLFSEGMANQQGEVISNRIIQFALEEAIAAEDKGRPFTDHQLVIILAKKGYKIARRTVAKYRELLRIPTAQMRALWR